The window TTATGATTTTCTCAAGGGGCGCATAGACTCCCCTTGTCAGAGATTTAAAGATAGCTCCGTGGAGTTTTTCGACTTGGCGCGAGTAGTCCTGATTACGTATTTTTTCCTCAAACAAGTACCTTTCTAAATAGACGCCGAGTTGGTCGGTCACTGTTTGTAGAAAGTTCATTTCGTCAGTAGATAGGGGGCTTGATTTACTTGGATAATAGAGTAGTACGCCCATAGCTTCTTTGGAAAATTTGATGGGGAAATATAGAGCTTCAGCAGAAGGTAGCGTGTCCGTTGACCATCCGGCAGTTTTTCCATTGCGAAAAGCCCACAGGGCAGCGGAATGTTCTTTCTCCTGATTAAAAATTTCTAACCTGCTTTTTAATAGCAGCTGATCTTCAATGTTTTTAGGGAGAATATCAAACTCACCCGGAAAAAGTGTCTTAAGTTTTAGGGAGACGTTTAAACAAAGTTGTTGCAAGTCTGTCGATTTTGCGATGACTTTCATGATCTCATAGAGATTCTCCGTTTTCTGTTCACGTTGGAATAAATAACGGTCTTTCTCCTTCAAACGAGCTGTAAGCATTCCCATGATGGTAGCAGCGATAAAATAGGTAATGATAAGGGCGAAATCTTCAGGATTTGTAATTGCAGGTTGGAAGAAGGGCGGAATAAGGAGAAAGTCCCAGCTTAACGCGCTGAGTATTGCGGCGAATAGGATAGGTCCGCGTCCAACGAATAAACTTAAGACGAATATTCCCGTCAGATAGATATATCCAACCGACTTATAGCCAATATAAGGTTCTAAGAGAAATCCTAAGAGCGATAAGATAATAACTGTAATAAATACAATAATATAAGGCTTTTTAGGTATTGGGTACTTCACCTTATTAATAGCCTCAGGTTCATATTCACTTTCATCTACCCGTAGGACATGAATATCCATGTTCTTATTTGCTTGCTCTAACTTACCAAGCAAGGTTCTCCCGAAGAAGGAGGAGAACGAAAAGCTCTTTTTCGGCCGTCCAATGACTATGCGGGTAATATTTTTTTGCTGTGCAATTCTTTGCAACGCATCTGAGATTTCAATGTCATGCGTTGTAATAACTTCTGCACCCAGTTCTTGTGCAAGCTGCAAATATTTATTCAAGCGAGCTTGATCTTTAGAATCTAGTTGGCGTCCATCGTCGACATAGACGGCAATCCACGGTGCATCAAGATTGAAAGCGATACGTCGCGTCGACCGGATCAATTGTTGCGAGGAGGGGGCGGGGCTGACAGCTACCATTAAGCGTTCACGAGTATTCCACTCCTTGCCGGGAGCAAGGACTTCATGCAAGTCGTGGTCAACTTTCTCTGCGGTAAAACGCAAAGCAATCTCACGTAAAGCTGTAAGGTTATCGACTTTGAAGAAATTTTCAGCTGCAAGTCTAGATTGATCGCCAAGATAAACTTTGCCTTCTTTCATTCTATTCAGCAATTCGGGGGGAGGTAAATCAATGAGCTCTAAAGATGTAGCTCTTTCAATGACCAAATCGGGGACTGTCTCCCGAATTTTTATTCCTGTAATGTTTTCTACTAGATCTTTGCGGCTTTCAAGGTGCTGAACATTCACGGTCGTATAGACGTCGATGCCTGCATCTAAGATCTCTAGGACATCTTGCCAACGTTTTGCATGTTTTGATCCAGGGACATTTGTATGGGCAAGCTCATCGATGAGAACCAATTGGGGGCGCAGTGTAAGGATTCGGTCTATATCTAACTCTTCAAAGACAGTGTCTTTATATTTTACCCACTTTTCTGGGAGGACCGGAATACCTTCTAAAACTTTTTCTGTTTCTTTTCTTCCGTGCGTATTGATAACACCTGCTAGGACAACTACCCCTTCTTTAATACGAGCTTGGGCTGCTTCAAGCATGGAATAGGTTTTTCCAACGCCTGCCGACATACCGAAAAATATTTTCAGTTTTCCTAACTCGCGTTTGGAGGCGGCCCTTTGCTTGGGTCCTGTTTCACTATCGGCAGAAGGCGTGGCATCTGGTGTACTCACGGATTTTTCACTGAGTAATGTTCGTCCAAGGCCTGATTCAACAGCAGCACGTTGACCTTTTCTCCGTCTTGGCTGTTGTTATCTACAAGAGATTTTATGGTATTTGGATCGCTTTCTCCACGTGCTTTCGAAATACGCTCTATTTGAAAATATGCTCCTTTCACAGTGATATGGGGATCTAAGCCGCTACCCGATGAGTATACAAGTTCTGCTGGAATATTTTCAGGGGTGGATTCCCATTTCTTAATATTACTAGCAACAGTTT is drawn from Parachlamydiales bacterium and contains these coding sequences:
- a CDS encoding ATP-binding protein; translation: MSTPDATPSADSETGPKQRAASKRELGKLKIFFGMSAGVGKTYSMLEAAQARIKEGVVVLAGVINTHGRKETEKVLEGIPVLPEKWVKYKDTVFEELDIDRILTLRPQLVLIDELAHTNVPGSKHAKRWQDVLEILDAGIDVYTTVNVQHLESRKDLVENITGIKIRETVPDLVIERATSLELIDLPPPELLNRMKEGKVYLGDQSRLAAENFFKVDNLTALREIALRFTAEKVDHDLHEVLAPGKEWNTRERLMVAVSPAPSSQQLIRSTRRIAFNLDAPWIAVYVDDGRQLDSKDQARLNKYLQLAQELGAEVITTHDIEISDALQRIAQQKNITRIVIGRPKKSFSFSSFFGRTLLGKLEQANKNMDIHVLRVDESEYEPEAINKVKYPIPKKPYIIVFITVIILSLLGFLLEPYIGYKSVGYIYLTGIFVLSLFVGRGPILFAAILSALSWDFLLIPPFFQPAITNPEDFALIITYFIAATIMGMLTARLKEKDRYLFQREQKTENLYEIMKVIAKSTDLQQLCLNVSLKLKTLFPGEFDILPKNIEDQLLLKSRLEIFNQEKEHSAALWAFRNGKTAGWSTDTLPSAEALYFPIKFSKEAMGVLLYYPSKSSPLSTDEMNFLQTVTDQLGVYLERYLFEEKIRNQDYSRQVEKLHGAIFKSLTRGVYAPLEKIISASKSLKKIADNKEEKVLSDTVDTASQNLKVIVDNNFIMTQFQSGFMHFEKSSHSIKQLIEDSIQELNLREEKRPIDVIVPDKSLYFNFDYDLVKLALNNLLINAITYSPVNTPVTIKAEANEIEFSLAVIDQGPGIPKQILPQLFNKFYSSSDLQETIGLGLTVVKSIVDIHNGKIRITDNNGHGTVFAMIFPI